In a single window of the Pontibacter russatus genome:
- the treY gene encoding malto-oligosyltrehalose synthase — MVYIPSATYRLQVSSKFTLQQVREIIPYLHELGISTVYSAPLFCSRPGSEHGYDVTAPYDINPEVGTKQELKQISEELKSRGMGWLQDIVPNHMAYHPANVWLMDVLEKGPQSHFYTFFDIDFHHPDFSGQVMVPFLGDSLEEVMKQNQLKLSFSEKGFHLNYYESAYPVSVASYRALLEQAQQESGEPEVSTQTQQALKELQTLESEDSLTPAAWDNFKKKLAGKPQLRQALEQATESINNDNTKLQALLGQQHYILCHWQETETRINFRRFFTVNDLICLRMELPEVFDQYHQFIRQLCEQGLLQGLRVDHVDGLFDPITYLKRLRKLAGPESYIVVEKILEGEEQLPERWPIEGNSGYDFLAWVSNLYTSGAGRRKLTQIYSRLVPNAPTNYEQLVFDKKMFILKNQMQGELSNLLRLLQERHLIPLEPEEEWRKALAVLLCAWPVYCIYGNRLPLSKDEMAVVDKAFEEAHKQAPELQERFRQLHHLFTLQPGDTEQTTHDKLYFVMRSQQFTGPLAAKGVEDTTFYNYNRLISLNEVGNSPDIFHLDDEAFHERMLYRQRVYPHSINATATHDTKRGEGARIRLNVLSEMPEEWETRVQEWLEISRKYTTKPTTNDLYFLFQTLIGVLPLSGEADESIVERLQEYLQKALREAKVKTDWSEPNEPYEQAVKDLVRQLLLEDEGFMESFRPFFHKVAHYGWLYALCQPLLKVTCPGVPDIYQSTELWDLSLVDPDNRRPVDYNLRLEYLHELKQQEQQKGSESLHQQLLQNPDDAKVKLYLLYKALNKRRELQPLFDAGDYIPLQVQGVHKHRIVAFARRHQHQWAVVVVPLRLASLISKEELPLGQHIWEDTTVTLPEGAPAQWQQVFGGETVSANGNLSIADALNTFPVAFLTATTV; from the coding sequence ATGGTATACATTCCGTCGGCCACTTACAGGCTTCAAGTATCGTCTAAATTCACACTTCAGCAGGTGCGGGAGATTATTCCCTACCTGCACGAGCTGGGCATCAGCACCGTTTACTCGGCTCCCCTCTTCTGCTCGCGCCCCGGCAGCGAGCACGGCTACGACGTCACCGCCCCCTACGATATAAACCCGGAGGTAGGCACCAAACAGGAACTGAAGCAGATTTCGGAGGAGCTCAAGAGCAGGGGCATGGGCTGGCTGCAGGACATCGTGCCCAACCATATGGCCTACCACCCCGCCAACGTCTGGCTGATGGACGTGCTGGAGAAAGGTCCGCAGTCGCACTTCTACACCTTCTTTGACATTGACTTCCACCACCCCGACTTCTCAGGCCAGGTGATGGTGCCTTTTCTGGGGGATTCGTTGGAAGAGGTGATGAAGCAGAATCAGCTAAAGCTCTCTTTTAGCGAGAAGGGCTTTCACCTGAACTATTACGAAAGCGCCTATCCGGTGAGTGTGGCCTCCTACAGGGCGCTTCTGGAGCAGGCGCAACAGGAGTCAGGAGAGCCGGAGGTAAGCACCCAGACGCAGCAGGCGCTGAAGGAGCTGCAGACCCTGGAGAGCGAAGACAGCCTGACGCCCGCTGCCTGGGACAACTTCAAGAAGAAACTAGCCGGTAAGCCCCAGCTGCGGCAGGCGCTGGAGCAGGCAACAGAAAGCATCAACAACGATAACACGAAGTTGCAGGCGCTACTGGGGCAGCAGCATTATATCCTCTGCCACTGGCAGGAGACGGAGACGCGCATCAACTTCCGCCGGTTCTTCACCGTCAACGACCTGATCTGCCTGCGCATGGAGCTGCCGGAGGTGTTCGACCAGTATCACCAGTTCATCCGGCAGCTCTGCGAACAGGGGCTGCTGCAGGGGCTGCGGGTAGACCACGTGGACGGCCTCTTCGACCCCATCACTTACCTCAAGCGCCTGCGCAAACTGGCCGGGCCGGAGTCCTACATCGTGGTGGAGAAAATTCTGGAGGGCGAGGAGCAACTGCCGGAGCGCTGGCCGATCGAGGGCAACAGCGGCTACGACTTTCTGGCCTGGGTAAGCAATTTATATACCTCCGGCGCGGGCCGCCGCAAACTCACGCAGATATATAGCCGCCTGGTGCCAAACGCGCCCACCAACTACGAGCAACTGGTGTTCGACAAGAAAATGTTCATCCTGAAAAACCAGATGCAGGGCGAGTTGAGCAACCTCCTGCGCCTGCTGCAGGAGCGCCACCTTATTCCGCTGGAGCCGGAGGAGGAGTGGCGGAAAGCGCTGGCGGTGCTGCTGTGCGCCTGGCCGGTGTACTGTATATATGGCAACCGCCTGCCCCTGTCGAAAGATGAGATGGCCGTGGTAGACAAGGCCTTTGAGGAGGCGCACAAGCAGGCCCCGGAGTTGCAGGAGCGGTTCCGGCAGTTGCACCACCTGTTCACGCTGCAGCCCGGCGACACTGAGCAGACCACGCACGACAAGCTTTACTTCGTGATGCGCAGCCAGCAGTTCACGGGGCCGCTGGCGGCAAAGGGCGTGGAAGACACCACCTTCTACAACTATAACCGCCTCATCTCCCTCAACGAGGTGGGAAACAGCCCGGACATCTTCCACCTGGACGACGAAGCGTTCCATGAGCGGATGCTATACAGGCAGCGCGTGTACCCGCACTCCATCAACGCCACCGCCACCCACGACACCAAACGCGGCGAGGGGGCCCGCATTCGCCTGAACGTGCTGAGCGAGATGCCCGAGGAGTGGGAAACCAGGGTGCAGGAGTGGCTGGAAATCAGCAGGAAGTACACGACCAAACCAACCACCAACGACCTGTATTTCCTCTTCCAGACGCTGATTGGCGTATTGCCGTTGAGCGGCGAGGCCGACGAGTCTATTGTGGAGCGGCTGCAGGAGTACCTGCAGAAGGCGCTGCGCGAGGCAAAGGTAAAAACAGACTGGTCGGAGCCGAACGAGCCGTACGAGCAGGCCGTGAAAGACCTGGTGCGGCAACTGCTGCTGGAAGACGAAGGCTTTATGGAGTCGTTCCGGCCTTTCTTCCATAAAGTGGCGCACTACGGATGGCTATATGCCCTCTGCCAACCGCTGCTGAAAGTGACCTGCCCCGGCGTGCCCGACATATACCAGAGCACCGAGCTGTGGGACCTGAGCCTGGTGGACCCGGACAACCGCCGCCCCGTGGACTACAACCTGCGCCTGGAGTACCTGCACGAGCTGAAGCAACAGGAGCAGCAGAAGGGCAGCGAAAGCCTGCACCAGCAACTGCTCCAAAACCCCGATGATGCCAAAGTAAAGCTGTACCTGCTGTACAAGGCACTTAACAAACGCCGCGAGCTACAGCCGCTGTTCGACGCCGGGGACTATATACCGCTACAGGTACAGGGCGTACACAAGCACCGCATTGTGGCTTTCGCCCGCCGCCACCAGCACCAATGGGCCGTGGTGGTGGTGCCGCTGCGACTGGCCAGCCTCATCAGCAAGGAAGAACTGCCCCTCGGCCAGCATATATGGGAAGACACCACCGTCACGCTGCCCGAAGGCGCACCGGCACAGTGGCAGCAGGTATTTGGCGGAGAAACCGTCTCGGCCAATGGCAACCTCAGCATAGCCGACGCATTGAACACATTTCCAGTAGCATTTTTAACCGCGACAACTGTATGA
- the malQ gene encoding 4-alpha-glucanotransferase, with protein MIIPNRSAGLLLHITSLPSRFGIGDLGPEAYHFADLLQEAGQKYWQILPLNPTEGGYGHSPYSSHSAFAGNPLLISPELLVEEGLLQRKDLDTGVEFREDRVEYDKVADYKLKLWQLAFQNFREQADAEAQKEYKDFQREHQAWLPDFALFSAFKKNFGNRSWVEWPTEIKQRAEESMNALASEMEDEVEFEIFLQFLFYRQWEKLKQYCHGKGIIFFGDMPFYVSHDSADVWSNPAYFKLDEQGNATGLSGVPPDFFSETGQLWGTPVFDWKALAKHGYDWWIRRIDHNLRLFGLLRLDHFRAFSAYWEVPAGEDTARNGSWQQSPGADILHLLQKKHPQMPIIAEDLGEIDQPVRDLIKQFDLPGMLVLIFAFVSDEKAFEGSFMPHNHTRNSIVYTGTHDNSTVVAWFKEAKAGDRKSLSDYAFHELSEENVHEVMGRLALASVAQLAVLPVQDVLGLGKEATMNKPSTARGNWEWRLKRNEFNRKHAQKLHALTKLYGRMPE; from the coding sequence ATGATCATACCTAACCGGAGTGCCGGCCTTCTGCTGCACATCACCTCGCTCCCCTCCCGCTTCGGCATCGGGGATTTGGGCCCCGAGGCCTACCATTTTGCCGACCTGCTGCAGGAAGCCGGGCAGAAATACTGGCAGATTCTCCCCCTTAACCCCACAGAGGGCGGCTACGGCCACTCCCCTTACAGCAGCCACTCGGCCTTTGCCGGAAACCCGCTGCTCATCAGCCCCGAGCTGCTGGTGGAGGAAGGCCTGCTTCAGAGAAAGGATCTGGACACTGGCGTAGAGTTCCGGGAAGACCGGGTAGAATATGATAAGGTGGCGGATTATAAGCTAAAGCTCTGGCAGCTGGCTTTTCAGAATTTCCGGGAGCAGGCTGACGCGGAGGCGCAGAAAGAATACAAAGACTTTCAGCGCGAGCACCAGGCGTGGCTGCCGGATTTCGCGCTGTTCTCGGCCTTCAAAAAGAATTTCGGAAACAGAAGCTGGGTAGAGTGGCCGACCGAAATAAAGCAGCGTGCTGAGGAAAGCATGAACGCACTCGCCAGCGAAATGGAAGACGAGGTGGAGTTCGAGATATTTCTGCAGTTCCTGTTCTACAGGCAGTGGGAAAAGCTGAAGCAGTACTGCCACGGTAAGGGAATCATATTCTTTGGCGATATGCCCTTTTACGTAAGCCACGACAGCGCCGACGTGTGGTCGAACCCGGCATACTTTAAACTGGATGAGCAGGGAAACGCCACGGGCTTATCGGGTGTGCCGCCGGATTTCTTCAGCGAGACCGGCCAGCTGTGGGGCACGCCGGTGTTCGACTGGAAAGCACTTGCAAAGCATGGTTACGACTGGTGGATACGCCGCATCGACCATAACCTGCGTTTGTTTGGGCTGCTGCGCCTCGACCATTTCCGGGCCTTCTCAGCCTACTGGGAAGTGCCCGCCGGAGAAGACACGGCCAGGAACGGCTCCTGGCAACAATCACCGGGGGCCGACATTCTGCACCTCCTGCAGAAAAAGCACCCCCAGATGCCAATCATTGCGGAGGACCTGGGAGAGATAGACCAGCCGGTGCGGGACCTGATAAAGCAGTTTGACCTGCCGGGCATGCTGGTGCTGATCTTCGCCTTTGTCTCGGATGAGAAAGCGTTTGAGGGCTCTTTTATGCCCCACAACCACACGCGCAACAGCATAGTATATACCGGCACCCACGACAACAGCACGGTGGTGGCCTGGTTTAAGGAGGCGAAAGCCGGTGACAGGAAAAGCCTCAGCGACTACGCTTTCCATGAGCTGTCGGAAGAAAACGTGCATGAGGTGATGGGGCGGCTGGCGCTGGCCTCAGTGGCGCAACTGGCGGTGCTGCCGGTGCAGGACGTGCTGGGCCTGGGGAAAGAAGCGACTATGAACAAACCCTCTACGGCAAGGGGAAACTGGGAGTGGCGCCTGAAGCGAAACGAGTTCAACAGGAAACATGCGCAGAAGCTCCATGCGCTCACGAAACTATATGGCAGGATGCCTGAATAG